A window of Diabrotica virgifera virgifera chromosome 9, PGI_DIABVI_V3a contains these coding sequences:
- the LOC126892387 gene encoding uncharacterized protein LOC126892387 yields the protein MRTYKRKSEKGKTPYDIMKRAVKVVLEENFSVRKAAKNFEIPRKTLEKYCKKFMAVQEQNGNLINIQIGYAKSRQVFSTEQEELPRNPPKYKIEICLYWMSL from the exons atgagaacatACAAAAGGAAAAGTGAGAAGGGTAAAACCCCGTACGATATTATGAAGCGAGCAGTGAAGGTTGTCCTTGAAGAAAATTTTTCGGTCAGAAAAGCTGCAAAAAATTTTGAGATACCAAGAAAAACCTTagaaaaatattgcaaaaaatttatGGCAGTTCAGGAACAAAATGGAAATTTGATAAATATTCAAATAGGTTACGCTAAAAGCCGACAG GTGTTTTCTACTGAACAGGAAGAACTTCCAAGAAACCCCCCAAAATATAAAATCGAGATTTGTTTGTACTGGATGTCCCTTTAA